In the Salvelinus namaycush isolate Seneca unplaced genomic scaffold, SaNama_1.0 Scaffold117, whole genome shotgun sequence genome, one interval contains:
- the LOC120035959 gene encoding zinc finger protein 883-like, which produces MSGERETLLDEIEQSLFTLTKDNILYLCERCGIDGSQVKGKHHRSLRRKIMEEMWVNADSVNSEEQGMSWLLQLKDDIRKIHEESTVAPMIPSQSDDDDATTCGEEWDMQDKDWFPSNGLEAESSPESHTPEQRESGDKPTSPPSSLQSLGCTSPRSALFRGLKRASVWLDDCRKTPGLSGTVRGGDEEEEGDLTDQRERYDYPGSSGAPQQHPDADEAEKSFSRSEHLEKHEWRPTGMKHHRCSDCGKSCKSSSELKKHQRIHTGEKPYSCSQCRKSFAQLQELKVHQRTHTGEKPYNCDQCGKSFCYSSQFKVHLQRHTGEKPYSCSDCGISVCTSSQLLLHKRTHTEEKPYSCLLCEKRFSSKYSLKLHQRVHTGETNYGCDQCEESFTSSADLRTHQRIHTGGKPHLCSQCGKRFRQQSGLKSHERIHTGEKPFQCSHCGKTFSHRATFKAHQRTHTGEKPYQCSQCRRSFSQMGHLKVHQQTHAKVRSHLCPQCGKGYYSLDIYNAHMRTHNGEKTHHCADCPKNFLTLTQLKTHQRTHTGEKPYVCDQCGKSFAESGSLTLHQRSHTGEKPYHCSECGKSFARSGALKKHQLTHTGEKPYSCGQCGKRFPRSDTLATHMRTHTGEKPYRCDPCGERFSYHRCLVKHMKTHVGDTPALERPITRG; this is translated from the exons atgagtggagagagggaaacatTGTTGGATGAAATCGAACAGAGTTTATTTACTCTAACTAAGGACAATATACTTTACCTGTGTGAACGTTGTGGAATTGATGGCTCCCAAGTTAAAGGAAAGCACCATCGCTCATTGCGACGTAAAATCATGGAGGAAATGTGGGTAAATGCAGATTCAGTCAATTCGGAGGAGCAGGGAATGTCTTGGTTACTCCAACTGAAAGATGACATCAGAAAGATACATGAAGAATCTACTGTGGCACCCATGATTCCCAGCCAGTCTGATGATGACGATGCTACAACCTGCGGCGAGGAATGGGACATGCAGGACAAGGATTGGTTTCCTAGCAACGGGCTGGAGGCGGAGTCATCTCCAGAGAGCCACAccccagagcagagggagagtggT GACAAGCCTACTTCGCCACCTTCCTCCCTCCAGTCCTTGGGTTGTACCTCTCCCAGGAGTGCCTTATTTCGGGGTCTGAAGAGGGCGTCTGTGTGGCTGGACGACTGCAGGAAAACACccgggctgagtggaactgtgagaggaggagatgaagaggaagagggagatttGACTGATCAAA GAGAGAGATATGACTATCCTGGATCCTCTGGGgcgcctcaacaacatcctgatgctgatgaggcagagaaaagtttctccagatcagaacaccttgAGAAACATGAATGGAGACCCACAGGGATGAAACatcaccgctgctctgactgtgggaagagttgcaaatcttcatcagaactaaAAAAACACCAGAGAatccatacaggagagaaaccttatagctgttccCAGTGTAGGAAGAGTTTTGCTCAGTTACAAGAACTgaaagtacaccagagaacacacacaggagagaagccgtataactgtgatcaatgtggaaagagtttttgtTATTCAAGCCAGTTTAAAGTACACCTGCAGAGACACACAGgcgagaagccttatagctgttcAGACTGTGGGATAAGCGTTTGTACCTCAAGTCAGCTGTTATTGCACAAGCGAACCCACACAGAAGAGAAGCCTTACAGCTGCTTACTGTGTGAGAAAAGATTTTCGTCAAAATATAGTCTGAAATTACACCAGCGGGTCCACACTGGAGAAACAAATTATGGCTGCGATCAGTGTGAGGAGAGTTTCACCTCGTCGGCAGACCTCAGAACTCACCAGAGAATCCACACTGGAGGGAAACCTCACCTCTGCTCTCAATGCGGGAAGCGATTCCGCCAACAATCGGGCTTGAAAAGCCACGAGaggattcacacaggagagaaacctttccaGTGCTCCCACTGTGGGAAGACATTCAGCCACAGGGCCACGTTTAAAGCACACCAGCGgactcacactggagagaagccttaccaatgctcccagtgcAGGAGGAGTTTCTCCCAAATGGGCCACCTGAAAGTACACCAACAGACGCATGCTAAAGTGAGGTCTCACCTCTGCCCGCAGTGTGGTAAGGGCTACTACTCTCTAGACATCTACAATGCACACATGAGAACACACAACGGGGAGAAGACTCACCACTGCGCCGACTGTCCCAAGAACTTCCTCACCCTGACTCAGCTCAAAACacaccagcggacacacacaggagagaaaccgtacgtCTGCGaccagtgtgggaagagctttgccgAATCGGGAAGCCTGACTCTACACCAGCGCTCGCACACCGGGGAaaaaccttaccactgctctgagTGCGGGAAGAGCTTTGCTCGCTCCGGGGCACTGAAGAAGCACCAGCTTACACACACTGGGGAGaagccttacagctgtggtcagtGTGGGAAGAGGTTTCCCAGGTCAGATACTCTGGCTACACACAtgagaacacatacaggagagaagccctaTAGGTGTGATCCATGTGGTGAGAGGTTCTCCTATCATAGGTGCCTGGtgaaacacatgaaaacacatgtAGGAGATACACCAGCCCTCGAGCGACCAATCACCCGGGGTTGA